The DNA sequence AACACCGGTCATGCCGCACGCCGGCGCGATGATGCAACTCCCGCAGTCTACAAGTTCGAAGCCTTCTTCAGTGTGCCGAACGAGAGCGCCGACATTTATCGTGTCTGCCGGCTTGCCGAGGCGAATGCCGCCGCCTCGGCCGCGCACGCTCTCGATATAGCCCGCCTTCGCTAAGTCATTGACGACCTTCATGAGGTGGTTCTGCGAAATGTTATAGGCGCGCGCGACTTCGGCAATCGAGCACAGCCGCTCCGGGTGCGCGCCAAGGTAAAGCAGCACTCGCATCGAATAATCAGTGAACAGCGTGAGCTTCATGGCCATCCCAGACGGCATAAGACAAACCAAATATATGCATTCTGATTGCATCTTTCAATCGAATCGTATAGATGCATTGAGGATGCATGATTTGGAGTGGGTGTCGTGGAAGATGACCCGGCGACAGACGAAGCGCAGCTTGCAAGCTTTGTTCACGCTTTCTACTCCCGCGTGCGGGCGGACCAGCTACTCGGCCCCGTGTTCAACGACAGCGTACATGATTGGCCACGGTATCTGAAAACGTTCGAGGATATTTGGTCGTCCGTGAAGTTCAGGACCGGTCAATATACCGCTCACTCAATTCCTGAAGGCCTGAAGCACAAACAGAGCATCACAACCGAGCTTTTCCGAAGCTGGCTGACGTCATGGAGAGACACAGCTGAAGAACTGATGCGCCAAAGTGCTGCTGCAGTCCTTCAGTTCAAGGCTGCGCAAATGGCCGATCATCTGCAACTTGCTTCCTTCTTCAGAGCGGCCGATCTCTCTCGAATTGGAGGTCGGGGAAGCAAAGCATCGGGAAGGGGCGCCGTGGCTGAACTGCTCCCCTACAGGTCCACGCCAGTATTCGTTCAGGACACGTTGCCAAGCGCATTGCAAGCCTGGCATGATATAAAGTCTGGCGTTTCGAGTCTCACTACAGTGCTCGAAGGGCACCTGAAGAATCATATATCTCGATCCGCCATGCAGAGCAGTTCTCACGCCCACCCACGGGCTCGTTCTTTCTCAACAACCGCATTTTTCGACGCCTTTGGGCGACATGAAGATGCAAGTCGATTTCTACGATCAGAAACCGTTTTCAACGAAGTCTTGGCCAATCAATCAACGAAGGAGCTGTCATGTCGCAACCTCTGAGCGAACAGACCATCGCGCTCGTTAAAGCTACTGTTCCCGCGCTGGAGGCCCACGGGCTCGACATTGTGCGGGAAATGTACTCGCGCATGTTCCAAAATCCCGAGATACGCGACTTGTTTAATCAGTCGCATCACGGCGACACCGGATCTCAGCCGAAGGCACTAACGGGGGCGATCCTCGCATATGCGAGCAACATAGAAAATCTTGGTGCCCTGGCTCCAGCCGTAGAACGGATCGCACAAAAGCATGTCGGGCTGCAAATTCTGCCCGAGCATTATCCGCACGTGGGTGAGGCACTTCTCGGCGCTATCAAAGCTGTTCTGGGCGACGCCGCAACGGAAGACATCCTAGCAGCCTGGGGCGAAGCTTATTGGTTTCTCGCCAACATACTGATCGCTCGCGAACGGCGCATTTACACCGAACAGAAGGATATGAGTGGGGGCTGGAATGGCTGGCGGGAATTTCGAATCGATGATGTGGTACGCGAGAGCAGCGTCATCAACTCCTTCCTCCTGCGTCCCGTGGATGGCGAGCCGGTCATGACATATAAGGCCGGCCAATATTTAACTTTCTGGCTGGAAATTCCCGGCCATCCTCCCGTCAAGCGCAATTACTCAATTTCGGCTGCTCCCAACGGCGAAACTTATCGCATCTCCGTCAAGCGTGAGCCGCAGGGGCTCGCCTCGGGCTGGCTCCACGACGAAGCCAAACACGGTACGATCCTGAAGGTCGCCGCACCGGCCGGCGAGTTCTTCCTCGCTGAGCATATCGAACGACCGATCGTTCTACTTTCAGGAGGTGTAGGCTTAACCCCGATGGTAGCGATGCTTGAGGCACTAGTCGGCAACGGTGCCTCTGTTCCCGTGCAGTATATTCACGGCACCCACGACCGCGAAACGCATGCCATGCGGGATCATGTTCGCAGCGTCGCCGCGCTGGGGAACTCCGTCAAAATCATCGACTTTCATCAGACCCCCCTTGCCGACGAGGTTCTAGGTCGCGATTATGATGTTGCCGGCATCATCACCGACGAGTGGCTGGTGGCGAATACTCCTGTCGGAGATGCGGACTATTATATCTGTGGTCCTCGGCCCTTCCTGCGTCACGCTGTTTCCACGCTGTCGCTAGCGGGTGTCCCGTCGGACCGCATCCATTATGAATTTTTCGGCCCGGCTGACGAACTGCTGGCGGCGTGAGTCATTCGGCGGTGGATGGCATCAGCATAGCGCGCGTGATCCATGTCCTGGCAATCGTGTTGTGGATTGGAGGAGTGGCGTTTGTCACCCTGGTCGTGATGCCATCCATCGGCCGTGCCGCTCCTGGCGACAGTCGGATGGGTTTCTTTCGCCAGCTTGAGGGGCGTTTTGCCTTCCAGGCCAGGTTTTGGGTCCTGCTTGCAGGCATGAGCGGCCTCTGGATGGTTCAACGCGGGCATATGTGGGTTCGTTTCGCTGATCCTCGCTTCTGGTGGATGCATGCGATGTTGCTCACCTGGCTCATTTTTGCAGCCATGCTTTTCGTCATCGAGCCGATGTTTGTTCATCGCCGCACGGATAGGTCGGTTCATCCGGAAGCCGACTTTCGCGCCATGGAGCGGATGCATCGCGTGCTTCTCGCGCTCTCCGTTATAACAGTACTAGGCGCGGTTGGTGGCAGCCACGGCTTGATCTGAAGCAGCATCACGTTCTGCTCATGACGGCTTCTGCGTCGGGTTTCGGGTCACTTAGAATGCGCTGCTGTATGCAAAGGGCGGTTTCACCAATGCCACGGTGAAGGCTGCCTATGACGACGGCGTTAAACGCATCGAAATTGTTGTCTTATCCTCCAAAATCATTCGTTTGACCACGTCGCGCGCCTAGTCCAGCTATAGCGAGCAAGAACGAAAACCCCTTGTTCGAAGCTTGCGAGAGGATGCGACAATGCGCAATAATGGGCCGGAGACAGAGAGCTCGGCGTTGCGCTTCGGTGGCATTGCTCAAACGATCATCCTGTCTGCGGTTGCCGCTGCGATCTGCACCCTATTTAAGGTGCATGCGCTAACGGAAGCGCAGGCATCCATCGCGCTCGTCACGGCGCTGCCGACGGTCATGACGATACTTGTCCGACGCGACACGAAAGAGTGATGTCCAACTTAGAATGAAAACATTTGCACTAAACTATAAGTAATTTGATCTACGCGGAGGCGCAGAGTTGCGCTTATGAGGCGGACCGAAATGAGGCACGCGGCGGAGCATGATCTGCCGGCGGCTTCGGTCTAGTCACGGTTGCCTCGCAAATGTCGTCTGCACAGTCATCGCTCTCCTGGCCTTCGGTCAGCTTGACCATTGACGCGCGCAAGCTGCTGTTCTCGCTGAGCAGTTTCCTTGCGGCGGCGATCACGCTGGCGATCGTGTTCTCGGCCAGCCTGCCACGTCCTTGGTGGGCGCTGTTGACGGTCTATGTGACGGCACAGCCCATGTCGGGCGCATTCCGGCCCAAGATGCTGTATCGCCTTGCCGGAATCGCGACCGGTGCCATCGTGACGATTGCGGTGGTTCCCAACCTCCAGAATGCACCGGAACTGCTGGTGCTGTGCATGGCGGCGTGGACGGGCTTTTGCATCTATCTTGCGGTGCTCGACAGGACGCCGCGCGCTTTCCTGTTCCAAATGGCAGCCTTCAGCTCGGCGGTAATCAGCTTTCCCTACATCGAAAATCCCGCCGATATATTCGACACCACTGCAGGGCGCGTTGCGGAAATGACCGTCGCGATCCTGAGCGTCTCGATGGTTCACGCGGTGCTGCAACCATGGAGCGCAACGCCCGTGATCCGCGATCGGGCTAAGTCCTTCTTACGACATGCGCGCCGTTGGTCGGTCGAAGTGCTGAGCGGCGACAATGGCGAGCAGGAAAACGCATACCGCCGTGCGCTGGCATCCGACGTCACCGAGTTGGGGATGATCGCAATCCACCTGCCATTCGATCAACGCGCCGCGCCCATCACGCAGCGCCGCGTTATTGCGCTCCAGCAGCAGCTTGCCAATACCATCCCGCTCGCGTCGGCTGCCGCCAACCGGCTCGACCTGATAGAACGCGAGCATGGTATCCTGCCCGAACTTAACGGATTGCTTGTCCGCACGATGGATTGGTTGGGATCGGCAGAAAGTCGGACGGCACAAGTTGGGGCACTGATTGACGAGTGCGAGCGGCTGGCGAGGCAGGCAGAGGATCGCGGCGACTGGCCTTCGCTGCTAGCCGCCAGCGCCTCAATTCGCCTTGCTCAGTTTCTGAATGCCTTCGCTAGCGCGCAGCGGCTTGCCAATCGCATCGGGTCGCCGGGTCGTCTGAAAATCAGTGACGGACATGAGCAGTCGTTCCGGCTTGCGCGCGATCACGGTGTGGCAGTGCTGGCGGGAGCGGCCACGGCGGCGGCGATCATCCTCTACTGTGCGGTGTGGATCCTGCTGGCCTGGCCCAGCGGCTCCGCCACGGCCGCCTTTGCGGCGCTCATCACCTGTTCCTTCGCGGCCCATGATGATCCATCGCCGATAATCGGCCGATATCTGAAGGCGACGTTGAAGACCTTCCCACTGGCCGCCTTCTACCTGTTCGTGGTCCTCCCTCGCGTCGACGGTTACGAAATGCTGATGATCACGCTGGCTCCGGCGCTCCTTTGGATGGGCTATATTCAGGCCGATCCGCGTCGTTCGCCCGAAGCGTTGCCAATGTTCTCCTGCTTCATCGTGGCTATGGGTTTCCTCGCCCGGTTCCAGGCCGATTTTTCCGCCTTCGTGAACACCGGCATTGCTCAGTTGGGCGGCATCGTCACGACGCTGGCCGTCACGCGTCTGTTTCGCACTGCAAGCGCGCGCTGGACTCTGCGTCGCGTGATGCGCGCCAACTGGACCGAGCTGGCCCTGCTGGCGGACATCCGCCGGCCGTTCCGTCCCGGAGATTGGACGGCGCGCTCCGTGGACCGGCTCGGCCAGATCGCGCAGCGCATCGTCGCGGCTCGTCCGGGCGATGACCTTCATGCTGCCGACAGCCTTGCTGATCTGCGGATTGGGCGGAATGTCATTCCGGTGCGTAAGGCCCTGTCCCATGTCCCACACGATCTGCGCCACGACCTTGGCCTAGTGCTGGCGGGCGTCGCCGATCACTATCGCGGCTGCACGCGGCTTTCCAAGATCGTACCAGCCGACGCGGCGCTACTGGTGCCGATCGACCGGTCGATCGACGGTCTGCTTGCCCAACTGCTCGACGAATACTGCAGGCAGGCGCTGCGTGCGCTCGTTGCGATGCGTTGCAACCTGTTCCCCGAAGCCGCTGCTCCGGTCCTAACCGCCGGCAAGACCGCCACCCTGCGGATGGTGCAAGGAGGTCGCGCATGATCGAGGAAATTCACTTTGGCGGTATCTACGTGCCCGCCGCTCTTGCAACGGCGGTCTTGTCGGGCGTGCTGGTATATGTCGTCCGCACGCCGATGCAGCGCATGACATTCTATCGACTCCTTTGGCAGCCCGCCCTGTTTGACCTCGCTGTCTTCATCCTCCTGTGGTGGGGATTAAGTGCGGGAGCAGATCTCACCTCTCACTTCTGGTTCATGTCATGACCATGCTTTCACGACACCATCTTGCGCGCTCGATCGCGACGCTTTTCGTCATTCTCGTCATTCTTGGCGGAATCTACGCGCTGTGGCAGCGCTATCAAGTCGATCCAGTGACGCGTGACGGCAAGGTCCGTGCCGACATGGTGCCCGTGTCTGCCGATGTCGCCGGACTCGTCACCGAAGTGCGGGTCGTAGATAACCAATCCGTACGCAAAGGCGACGTGCTGTTCGTCGTCGACCGGCCGCGTTACCAACTCGCCCTCGAACAAGCCGATGCAACCCTGATGAACAAGCGCGCTTCGCTCGCGCAGTCGGTTCGCGAGGATCGCCGCAACAGCGCGATCCGCGAGGTGATTGCCGCAGAGACCGTTGAACAGGGACGTACTCGGACCTATGAACTCAGAGCAGAGGTGGCGCA is a window from the Sphingobium sp. Cam5-1 genome containing:
- a CDS encoding Rrf2 family transcriptional regulator, producing the protein MKLTLFTDYSMRVLLYLGAHPERLCSIAEVARAYNISQNHLMKVVNDLAKAGYIESVRGRGGGIRLGKPADTINVGALVRHTEEGFELVDCGSCIIAPACGMTGVLKEAVRAFLAVLDQYTIADLIAKREDFAAWFPETTLPSAVDAPSRTK
- the hmpA gene encoding NO-inducible flavohemoprotein, which produces MSQPLSEQTIALVKATVPALEAHGLDIVREMYSRMFQNPEIRDLFNQSHHGDTGSQPKALTGAILAYASNIENLGALAPAVERIAQKHVGLQILPEHYPHVGEALLGAIKAVLGDAATEDILAAWGEAYWFLANILIARERRIYTEQKDMSGGWNGWREFRIDDVVRESSVINSFLLRPVDGEPVMTYKAGQYLTFWLEIPGHPPVKRNYSISAAPNGETYRISVKREPQGLASGWLHDEAKHGTILKVAAPAGEFFLAEHIERPIVLLSGGVGLTPMVAMLEALVGNGASVPVQYIHGTHDRETHAMRDHVRSVAALGNSVKIIDFHQTPLADEVLGRDYDVAGIITDEWLVANTPVGDADYYICGPRPFLRHAVSTLSLAGVPSDRIHYEFFGPADELLAA
- a CDS encoding FUSC family protein yields the protein MSSAQSSLSWPSVSLTIDARKLLFSLSSFLAAAITLAIVFSASLPRPWWALLTVYVTAQPMSGAFRPKMLYRLAGIATGAIVTIAVVPNLQNAPELLVLCMAAWTGFCIYLAVLDRTPRAFLFQMAAFSSAVISFPYIENPADIFDTTAGRVAEMTVAILSVSMVHAVLQPWSATPVIRDRAKSFLRHARRWSVEVLSGDNGEQENAYRRALASDVTELGMIAIHLPFDQRAAPITQRRVIALQQQLANTIPLASAAANRLDLIEREHGILPELNGLLVRTMDWLGSAESRTAQVGALIDECERLARQAEDRGDWPSLLAASASIRLAQFLNAFASAQRLANRIGSPGRLKISDGHEQSFRLARDHGVAVLAGAATAAAIILYCAVWILLAWPSGSATAAFAALITCSFAAHDDPSPIIGRYLKATLKTFPLAAFYLFVVLPRVDGYEMLMITLAPALLWMGYIQADPRRSPEALPMFSCFIVAMGFLARFQADFSAFVNTGIAQLGGIVTTLAVTRLFRTASARWTLRRVMRANWTELALLADIRRPFRPGDWTARSVDRLGQIAQRIVAARPGDDLHAADSLADLRIGRNVIPVRKALSHVPHDLRHDLGLVLAGVADHYRGCTRLSKIVPADAALLVPIDRSIDGLLAQLLDEYCRQALRALVAMRCNLFPEAAAPVLTAGKTATLRMVQGGRA
- a CDS encoding DUF1656 domain-containing protein — its product is MIEEIHFGGIYVPAALATAVLSGVLVYVVRTPMQRMTFYRLLWQPALFDLAVFILLWWGLSAGADLTSHFWFMS